The genomic region GGCGGCCCGAGACCAGTGGCTGCGGCGCCTGAGTGCCGTCCGCAACCTGCCGCTCGAGGATCTGAAGATCGCCCGGCCCATCCGGTTGCTGCAACGCCCGCACGTCGGCTACGTGATGGAGCGGGTCCCCGGCGCGCAGCCGCTCGCGTCCCTGTGTCAGGTGCCGCACGTGGAGGCCACGCCCGGGGAGTGGTACGTCAGGACCGGTGGGCTGCGCCGGCGCCTGGCGGTGCTGGCCAGGACGGCGCGCCTGCTCGGGCACCTGCACAGCCGCGGGCTGGTGTACGGGGACCCCTCACCGGCCAACGTGCTGTTCAGCGGCGACGACACCGTGTCCCTGATCGACGTCGACAACCTGCGGTACGCGTCCAAGCCGCTCAGCGAGCGGGTGCTGACCCCGTGGTTCGCGGCGCCGGAGGTGTACGCCGGTCGCAGCGGCGTGAACAGCCTGACCGATGCCTTCGCGTTCGCCGCCATGGCATTTCAGACCCTGACGCTCGTGCACCCGCTCCTGGGGGATCAGGTGTCACAGGATGAGGCCGAAGCGGAGGAAGCCGCGCTCAGGGGGGAGTGGCCGTGGATCGACCACCCGCACGACGACCGTAACCGCAGCTCGACAGGTCTGCCCCGGACGCTGGTGCTCACGCCGGCCCTGAGGGCCCTGGCGGAGCAAACCTTCGGCGAGGGCCTGCTGGACCCGTTGGCCCGCCCTGGGCTCAGTGCGTGGGAAGAAGCGCTCTGGGAGGCAATGGACCGCCTTCTGGCCTGCCCATCGTGCGGCGCAGAGGCAGACCACACCCTGGCGGAGTGCCCTTGGTGTGAGGTCAGTCGGGGCCCCTACGTGCTGGCCGGGGTTCAGGTGACAGATCAGGAGGTGACTGACCTCGCCTCAGCCCAGGGCGTGCCTGCCCCCACCATGAACCTGGGGACTGTTGTGATCGGCACAGACGGCGCCCGGTACATCCAGCCGCGCCACTTCACAGGAGAGGCGCAGGGCGCCAGTCACGTCGAACTGACCTTCAGAGACGGCCGGCTCTCCGTGCGTTCACTGGATAAGGCGACGTACACCTTGCGCCGCGAAACGCGGGACAAAGACGACGTGCCGGTCGAGCAGGAGGGCAAACCCAAGCGGTTTCCCCTTGCGCCGGGCCGCAGCGCCTGGCAGCTGCATCTCGGCGCTCTGGCCGGGCAGCACCGCCTCGTCACCTTCGACCTCGTCGAGAGGGCCCAGCAGTGAAGGTTTCGGATCTGCCGCTCGCCTTTCAGCACACCTGGACCTTCTCGCAGGACCTCACGCTCTCTGAACCTGGCCCAGCCGAACCTCGCGTCGAGGTTCGGGACGAAGTGCGCTTTCATTACTCCGAACTGCTGGAAGAAGTGCGGGTCACCACAGGTGACCTGAGCTGGCCAGTCACGGCCGCCGCAGATGAGGCGGAGGTCAAGCTGCTGTTGGGGCGCGGCCTGCCGTACATAGCCTGGGTCACCAGCCGGCAGGGCCCGTCTTTCACCGTGCAGGTGCATGTCTTCCCCGTGAGTTACCGCCTGCCAGAGCCCTTCGCGCTCGGCGTGGACGACGCTGTGGTAGACCGCATGCGAACGCTGACCGGCGTGAATATCCCCGCCGAGCGGGCTGTGGAATTGCTCGCAGATGACCTTGCGGTGCCCGCCTTGCCGGGCGGCTTGCCCCGCTTCCTATACGTGGGGTCGCCCAACCGGCACCCGAACAGCGAGTCGTTTCTGCGCCTGCTGGGCCGGCGTTACAACGTCGACGTGGCGTTCCAGGACGGTCAGTGGCTGGTCGTGTTCGTTACCATGATCAAGAACAAACGGGTGACGAACAAACCCGTGACCCTGCTGGAGGCTGCCTGGACCTTCACAAACGTCACGCTGGCTGCCAAGGACCGTGAGCGGCTCCAGGCCCTGACGTCCGCCGCCGTACAGGACCAGCGCAGTTACCTGAAACTCTGGGAACAGTATCAAGCGGTAGAGCGGCGCCGAGGTGAGCAGCTGGCCCGGCAGCTCGGCGCCATGCCGTACACCGAACGTCCCGAATACCGCGCCGGCTTCTGGACGTTCAGGGCGAGCGCCACGCCGGAGCAGCTGGCGACGCTCCGGCAGCAGCCTGGCCTGACGCTGCGCGCCACCGAGCTGCGCCCGGTCGATCTGGACACCGACCTGGCGCCGGTCCCGGGCCGCCGTCCACCGCAGGAGTTCATCGGGGAATTTTCAGGGGAGCCGCACGGCACGGTCCGGGTGCTTCCCCTCAATGGGGACGAGAGCATGCCGCCGCCGTCCGGCTGGCTGTCCCTGAGTCTCGCTGGGGATCAGGCGCAGTTCGAGCGCCGGGACCGGGCCCGCCTCGCGATCGAGCAAGCGAAAACCGCCATGCCGCAGCTCGCCCTCCTGCTCGAGGGGCAGGAGGTGCCTCAACGCCGCCTCCACCGGGAGCCGGCCCTGCCGCCGCGCAGCCAGGCGGCCGCCGCCTTCCGCGGGACGCCCACCGCGCGCCAGGTTGAGGCGCTGGACGTCGCGCTCAACACGCCGGACATCGCGCTGATTCAGGGACCGCCGGGGACGGGCAAGACCCGCGTCATTGCGGCCCTTCAGCAGCGGCTGGCCGATATCGCCCAGGACCGCGCCCACCTGCCGGGTCATACGCTGCTCACCAGCGCGCAGCACGCCGCGGTCGAGAACGCAGCGGCCGCCACGCAGGTTTTCGGGCTGCCCGCCGTGAAATTGGGGAAGAGCCGCCGGTTCGCAGAAGAGTTCTCGGATGGGGTCGACCACTGGCGGCGCAACATGATCAGTCAGCTGCAAGCCCGGCTGTCCGACGCTGCGGATCAGCCGCTGGAGGTGAAATTCGTTCAGCTGCGGGACGAGGTGCTGCGCGTCACCACAGCGCCCAGTCCACGGGACGACCTGCGGCAGGTGATCCGGAAGGTCCTGGACACTGGCGGTGAACACCTCAAGGCCAGCACGCGCGATCAGCTGCAGGCGTGGCTCGACAAGTTCAGCCCAGGCGAAGTCGACCAGGAGGAGCGCGAGTACCTGCTCACGGCCGTCCGGGCCCTGCGCACCGTCCCGGAGGCCTTTGAGGACGACGGCCCGCGCATGGCCCGGCGCTGCTTACGCCGCCTGGACGACACCAGTCTGCCGCTGCCGTTGACCGCCGAGGACCGGGCGGTCCTGACCGCCAGCGCCGGGTGGGAGGCTGACGCGTCGCCGCCCTTCCTGCCGGGCCTGGCAGAGTCCAAAGCGCGACTCCTGAGTGCCCTGCAGCCCGAGTTGGCGCCCCCGAGCCTCCAGCGGGCGGAGCGGGCCACTGTGGAACTGCTGAACACCGCGCTGGAAGACCTCCGCCAAGCCGCGCGCAAGGAGAAAGGAGGCCTTCAGACCGTGCTGCACGATATGCTCGCCACACTTGAGAACGACCCGGATGGAGCGCGGGCGGCCGTTAAGAGCTATACCGCCGTGCTGGCCGCCACGTGTCAGCAGTCCGACTCGTATACCGTGCGGCAGATCCGCACGTCGCTGGGGAATCAGACGCGGGTGTTCGAGAACGTGGTCATTGACGAGGCGGCCCGCGTGCATCCGCTTGATCTGCTCATTCCAATGGCTCAGGCGGAACGGCGCATCATTCTGGTCGGGGACCACCGGCAGCTTCCGCACCTGCTGGAGCCAGATGTCGAGCGGGAACTGCAGGCCGACTGGCAGGATCAGAGCGTGCGGCAAGCCAATGAGGAGGCGCTGCATCAGAGCCTGTTCGAGCGGCTGTTCAGGATTCTGCAGGAACATGAGAAACGCGACGGTATCCGGCGGGTCGTTACCCTCGACCAGCAGTACCGCATGCACCCGGTGCTGGGACAGTTCGTCAGCGATACCTTCTACGCCGCCCATAACCCCAGTGAAGCGTTCAGCAGTGGCCGCCCCGCTGAGGATTTCAGCCACAACCTGAGTCCGTATGAGGGGGCTGTCGCCGCCTGGCTGGACGTGCCGCACGCGCGGGGCAGCGAACGTGGCCGGCAGAGCAAGTCCAGGCCGGTCGAGGCGCAGGTCGTCGCGAAGGAAGCGGCCCGCCTGCTGGAGGCCAGACCCGACCTTTCGATCGGGGTCATCTCGTTCTACGCCGATCAAGTTCGGGAGATCCGTAAGGCGATGGAGCCGCTGGGGCTGACCGAGCGCGGAGAGGACGGCGAGTACCGCGTTCACCCGAATGTCCAGGAAACCTACGACCTGCAGGGCCGATCACGCGAGCGGCTGCGGGTCGGGACCGTCGACGCGTTTCAGGGCATGGAGTTCGATGTGGTGCTGCTGTCCCTAACCCGCAGCAACACCCTGCCCGGCCAAACGCCGGAGCAGCAGCGCCGCCGGTACGGGCACCTGACGCTGGACAACCGCCTGTGCGTGGCGATGAGCCGCCAGCAGCGCCTCCTGATCCTGGTGGGCGACGCCGGGATGCTCCCGTCGGCTGAAGACGGCAGCGCCGTTCCAGCGCTCGACCGTTTCCACCAGTTGTGCAAGGGGGCGTATGGCCGCATCGTTTCCGCGTGACGCCCGCATTCTGCGCTTTCATCCGCGCGCCCCGCAGGGATACAAGGGCCGCCGCCGTGACCTGCTCTGGCCAGTCCTGGCCTACCGGGTCGGTGTCCCGGTGTCCCCCCGCGCCGAGCAGCTGGATCTGTTTCAGCGCGCAGTGTTCGGCGTGCTGCTACATGGAATCAATGACCCGCAGCAGATTGCCGACATCCTCAATCTGCATCCCGACTTGGTCCGGATCGTCAAATCCTTCCTGGTCGACCGCGACCTGATCGACCAGGACGACAT from Deinococcus arcticus harbors:
- a CDS encoding protein kinase domain-containing protein, coding for MNVKDDGGRTHELVGELGTGGQGSVYATQDERYVVKVLRLPDEAARDQWLRRLSAVRNLPLEDLKIARPIRLLQRPHVGYVMERVPGAQPLASLCQVPHVEATPGEWYVRTGGLRRRLAVLARTARLLGHLHSRGLVYGDPSPANVLFSGDDTVSLIDVDNLRYASKPLSERVLTPWFAAPEVYAGRSGVNSLTDAFAFAAMAFQTLTLVHPLLGDQVSQDEAEAEEAALRGEWPWIDHPHDDRNRSSTGLPRTLVLTPALRALAEQTFGEGLLDPLARPGLSAWEEALWEAMDRLLACPSCGAEADHTLAECPWCEVSRGPYVLAGVQVTDQEVTDLASAQGVPAPTMNLGTVVIGTDGARYIQPRHFTGEAQGASHVELTFRDGRLSVRSLDKATYTLRRETRDKDDVPVEQEGKPKRFPLAPGRSAWQLHLGALAGQHRLVTFDLVERAQQ
- a CDS encoding DEAD/DEAH box helicase; the protein is MKVSDLPLAFQHTWTFSQDLTLSEPGPAEPRVEVRDEVRFHYSELLEEVRVTTGDLSWPVTAAADEAEVKLLLGRGLPYIAWVTSRQGPSFTVQVHVFPVSYRLPEPFALGVDDAVVDRMRTLTGVNIPAERAVELLADDLAVPALPGGLPRFLYVGSPNRHPNSESFLRLLGRRYNVDVAFQDGQWLVVFVTMIKNKRVTNKPVTLLEAAWTFTNVTLAAKDRERLQALTSAAVQDQRSYLKLWEQYQAVERRRGEQLARQLGAMPYTERPEYRAGFWTFRASATPEQLATLRQQPGLTLRATELRPVDLDTDLAPVPGRRPPQEFIGEFSGEPHGTVRVLPLNGDESMPPPSGWLSLSLAGDQAQFERRDRARLAIEQAKTAMPQLALLLEGQEVPQRRLHREPALPPRSQAAAAFRGTPTARQVEALDVALNTPDIALIQGPPGTGKTRVIAALQQRLADIAQDRAHLPGHTLLTSAQHAAVENAAAATQVFGLPAVKLGKSRRFAEEFSDGVDHWRRNMISQLQARLSDAADQPLEVKFVQLRDEVLRVTTAPSPRDDLRQVIRKVLDTGGEHLKASTRDQLQAWLDKFSPGEVDQEEREYLLTAVRALRTVPEAFEDDGPRMARRCLRRLDDTSLPLPLTAEDRAVLTASAGWEADASPPFLPGLAESKARLLSALQPELAPPSLQRAERATVELLNTALEDLRQAARKEKGGLQTVLHDMLATLENDPDGARAAVKSYTAVLAATCQQSDSYTVRQIRTSLGNQTRVFENVVIDEAARVHPLDLLIPMAQAERRIILVGDHRQLPHLLEPDVERELQADWQDQSVRQANEEALHQSLFERLFRILQEHEKRDGIRRVVTLDQQYRMHPVLGQFVSDTFYAAHNPSEAFSSGRPAEDFSHNLSPYEGAVAAWLDVPHARGSERGRQSKSRPVEAQVVAKEAARLLEARPDLSIGVISFYADQVREIRKAMEPLGLTERGEDGEYRVHPNVQETYDLQGRSRERLRVGTVDAFQGMEFDVVLLSLTRSNTLPGQTPEQQRRRYGHLTLDNRLCVAMSRQQRLLILVGDAGMLPSAEDGSAVPALDRFHQLCKGAYGRIVSA